A region of Bombilactobacillus folatiphilus DNA encodes the following proteins:
- a CDS encoding 1-acyl-sn-glycerol-3-phosphate acyltransferase yields MTRSKTIYYQSYSDDVIVSKNQSAKLKRNHRWLHHNLVYRFLSQTFSYLVVILGFIYCYGWLHLKFKNLAKLRHNNQKGGIVYCNHTQPLGDALLPFLVAFPKRPYIICDQANLGIPIIGKLLTFAGALVIPDGKTQFSKFNQAVKYHLQHNELIFIYPEAHVWPYFTKIRPFVEASFHYSATLKVPSFSLTTTYQKKRCYRRPQMISYLDGPFYVTRELKVKQNQRKLYHDIRQAMIGRSRASNFNYINYQQRRHNK; encoded by the coding sequence ATGACGCGTTCGAAGACTATCTATTACCAATCTTACAGCGACGATGTGATTGTTTCCAAAAACCAATCTGCTAAACTGAAACGTAACCATCGTTGGCTACATCATAATTTAGTTTATCGTTTCCTTTCACAAACATTTTCTTATTTAGTAGTTATCTTGGGTTTTATTTATTGTTATGGTTGGTTACATTTAAAGTTTAAAAACTTAGCCAAACTGCGGCATAATAATCAAAAAGGTGGGATTGTTTATTGTAATCATACCCAACCACTAGGTGATGCTTTACTGCCCTTTCTTGTAGCCTTTCCCAAACGACCATATATCATTTGCGACCAAGCTAACTTAGGAATTCCCATCATTGGCAAACTCCTTACATTTGCAGGCGCTTTGGTGATTCCTGATGGTAAAACACAATTTAGTAAATTCAATCAGGCAGTCAAATATCACTTGCAGCACAATGAGTTAATTTTTATTTACCCTGAGGCACATGTTTGGCCTTATTTCACTAAAATTAGGCCCTTTGTAGAAGCCAGCTTCCACTATTCAGCCACACTTAAAGTTCCGAGTTTTAGTTTAACAACAACTTATCAAAAAAAACGTTGTTATCGAAGACCTCAAATGATATCTTATCTAGATGGTCCCTTTTACGTCACAAGAGAACTTAAAGTCAAACAAAATCAAAGAAAACTCTACCATGATATACGCCAAGCCATGATTGGACGTAGTCGTGCTAGTAATTTTAATTATATCAATTATCAGCAAAGAAGGCATAATAAATAA
- a CDS encoding glycosyltransferase family 8 protein, with protein MTNFNHEVPIFFSVDDHYSPYLAVAINSLIQNSDPKRHYHIIVLCDDLSHDNQLKLQTLTKDNIKLEFVSINEQIKQQITDKNNKLRADYFTYTIYFRLFIAELFPQFKKAIYLDADTVVNQDIATLFDLPLGDNWIGAAVDRFITENPETFNYAEQAIGVAGNKYVNSGVLLMDLQALREYRFADHFFKLLNQYHFRSLAPDQDYLNAIAKNKILYLDPTWNVMTTFPEETPAALIHWNLFNKPWNYQDAPRQKYFWKYAKDTPYYDQLLHQLQNVNTKIIQQDEQNAAELMNLAVTIAKTENTFRNRAEQGVQIAL; from the coding sequence ATGACTAATTTTAATCACGAAGTTCCCATCTTTTTTTCAGTTGATGACCATTATTCACCGTATTTAGCAGTTGCCATCAATTCCCTTATTCAAAATAGTGATCCCAAACGTCACTATCATATTATCGTACTGTGCGACGATTTGTCTCATGATAATCAACTAAAATTACAAACTTTGACTAAAGACAATATTAAATTAGAATTTGTTTCGATTAACGAGCAAATTAAACAACAGATTACCGATAAAAATAATAAATTACGTGCAGATTATTTTACTTATACCATTTATTTCCGCCTATTTATCGCGGAATTATTTCCACAATTCAAAAAGGCCATTTATCTGGATGCTGATACCGTAGTTAATCAAGATATTGCTACTTTATTTGATTTACCGCTGGGTGATAATTGGATTGGCGCTGCTGTGGACCGCTTTATTACCGAAAATCCTGAAACATTTAATTATGCTGAACAAGCTATTGGCGTGGCGGGTAATAAATATGTTAATTCGGGGGTTTTGCTTATGGATCTCCAAGCTTTACGTGAATATCGTTTTGCTGATCACTTCTTTAAACTACTCAATCAGTATCATTTTCGCAGTCTCGCTCCCGATCAAGATTATTTAAATGCGATTGCTAAAAATAAAATTCTTTATCTAGATCCTACCTGGAATGTGATGACGACTTTTCCCGAAGAAACACCAGCAGCTTTAATTCATTGGAATTTATTTAATAAACCTTGGAACTACCAAGATGCTCCACGCCAAAAATATTTTTGGAAATATGCTAAAGATACGCCATATTATGACCAGTTATTGCACCAACTGCAAAATGTCAATACCAAAATTATTCAACAGGATGAACAAAACGCTGCTGAACTAATGAATTTAGCCGTCACGATTGCTAAAACAGAGAATACTTTTCGTAATCGTGCAGAGCAAGGAGTCCAAATCGCCTTATGA
- a CDS encoding 1-acyl-sn-glycerol-3-phosphate acyltransferase, which translates to MMIDHFIDIGERQPVIQNIITKVNQHNFNAKVEVNDPVMDLNEEQQVIRKFQRLMLTTKYQRHNYLARKIMNVAAASLKPSLQVTTNQNLKTLPRPSIITCNHFNPIDSLLVRQGLNLKRLGIVIEPTNLKMPGILGYLMNYTDTIPISQSFTYMKKDFQNLVTHNFIRHLPLLIFPEGEMWFNYRKPRPLQRGAYYYAAKNHVPIISCFVAIFDKPTTKDPHAVKYQLMVLKTINIDSSLSVNEASEKYRQIDYQQKIAAYEAAYHKQFNPAFETDDIAGNYSQDNG; encoded by the coding sequence ATGATGATTGACCATTTTATTGATATTGGTGAGCGCCAACCAGTGATTCAAAACATTATCACCAAAGTAAACCAACATAATTTCAATGCTAAAGTTGAAGTGAATGATCCTGTCATGGATCTGAATGAAGAACAACAGGTCATTCGAAAATTTCAAAGATTAATGTTAACAACCAAATATCAGCGCCATAATTATCTGGCTCGCAAAATCATGAATGTTGCTGCTGCAAGTTTAAAACCCAGCTTACAGGTTACAACTAACCAAAATTTGAAAACTTTACCACGACCTTCTATTATCACTTGTAATCACTTCAATCCTATCGACAGCTTATTAGTCCGCCAAGGATTGAATCTTAAGCGGCTAGGAATCGTGATTGAACCAACTAACTTAAAGATGCCAGGTATTTTGGGTTATTTAATGAACTATACTGATACAATTCCAATCAGCCAAAGTTTTACCTATATGAAAAAGGATTTTCAAAATTTGGTAACTCACAATTTTATCCGCCATTTGCCTTTATTAATTTTTCCTGAAGGTGAAATGTGGTTTAATTATCGTAAACCACGTCCCTTACAAAGAGGCGCTTATTATTACGCAGCAAAGAATCATGTTCCTATTATTTCGTGCTTTGTTGCTATTTTCGACAAACCAACAACTAAAGATCCCCATGCAGTTAAATATCAATTAATGGTTTTAAAAACAATTAATATTGATTCCAGCCTATCAGTTAACGAAGCTTCTGAAAAATACAGGCAAATTGATTATCAACAAAAAATTGCTGCTTATGAAGCTGCTTATCACAAACAATTTAATCCAGCATTTGAAACTGATGATATCGCGGGTAACTACTCACAAGATAATGGCTAA
- a CDS encoding endonuclease III domain-containing protein, with the protein MVDYKQIFKEMLQMFGPQGWWPSQTDWETLSGAILVQNTNWRNAEKSLCNLRQKTQFDPQKMLGLSLMELKNLIRPSGFYNAKARTIQATLEFFQEYQFDFQRLLSIYSPAQLRKMLLTITGIGNETADVLLLYIFEQPVFIADNYAKKLISVLEQRDILKDSYLTIKKFMEQHLAGLTVKELQEFHALIDEHGADYLNLKYFDKEI; encoded by the coding sequence ATGGTTGACTATAAACAAATTTTTAAAGAAATGCTGCAAATGTTTGGTCCACAAGGTTGGTGGCCATCTCAAACGGATTGGGAAACATTGAGTGGTGCGATTTTAGTTCAAAATACGAATTGGCGAAACGCAGAAAAGTCGTTATGTAATTTACGTCAAAAGACGCAATTTGACCCACAAAAAATGTTAGGTCTAAGTTTGATGGAACTAAAAAATTTGATTCGTCCAAGTGGTTTTTATAATGCAAAAGCCCGGACCATTCAAGCAACATTGGAATTTTTTCAAGAGTATCAATTTGATTTCCAACGGTTGCTGTCAATATATTCACCCGCTCAATTGCGGAAAATGTTATTAACCATTACAGGGATTGGGAACGAAACTGCTGATGTGTTACTTTTGTATATTTTTGAGCAGCCCGTTTTTATTGCGGATAATTATGCCAAAAAACTTATTTCTGTATTAGAACAAAGAGATATTTTGAAAGACAGTTATCTAACAATAAAAAAATTCATGGAACAGCATTTGGCAGGATTAACAGTCAAGGAATTACAAGAATTTCACGCCTTAATTGATGAGCACGGGGCTGATTATTTAAACTTAAAGTATTTTGATAAAGAAATTTAG
- the glyS gene encoding glycine--tRNA ligase subunit beta — protein sequence MTKDFLLELGLEEMPAHVVTPAEQQLVQRISDYLTENNLAHGQIEQFSTPRRLVVLIHDVADKQPDEDVAVKGPAKKIAQDSEGNWSKAAQGFVRGQKLSTDNIYFQELKGVEYVYVKKHTPGRLAAEILAGLTQPLSEMTFPTRMRWNKFDFEYIRPFHWLVALLDHQVVDMQLLNVKSGNQTRGHRFLGTKIITLSQAADYQQALANDFVIVDANKRKQLIQEQIQALATEHNWLIDIDDDLLEEVTNLVEYPTAFAGQFDEKYLKIPEEVLITSMKDNQRYFDVRTADGKLAPYFIGVRNGNQEHLANVIAGNEKVLVARLEDAAFFFEEDQKHSLDECVARLKQVAFHDKIGSMSEKMQRTRIIADLLAQKFELSDQERQDLLRAADIYKFDLVTEMVGEFAELQGVMGEKYALIFGERPAVAQAIREHYQPISADGSLPQSKVGQVLSIADKIESLMSFFAVDLIPTGSNDPYGLRRQATGIVRILDQENWSLDFYKLQYLIMEQYHQLLADNHFDYQAHLGQVDEFLVERVRQFLSQKQLPHDIILTATSVSTINPVKMMQTAQILAQHQADAHYKEQMEALTRVLRIVKKQSVANPVVDTTYFQHPSEQKLFDAVNELQTNFARQTIEQNYQALVALQPVITAYFDENMIMDKNERVKQNRLSQLQLLADLINNLADLNQLVIK from the coding sequence ATGACTAAGGATTTTTTATTAGAATTAGGATTAGAAGAAATGCCTGCTCATGTGGTCACTCCCGCAGAACAGCAGTTAGTCCAACGCATTAGTGACTATTTAACAGAAAATAATTTGGCACATGGTCAAATTGAACAATTTTCAACACCACGTAGATTGGTTGTCTTAATTCATGATGTTGCTGATAAACAGCCTGATGAAGATGTCGCGGTCAAAGGTCCGGCGAAAAAAATTGCACAGGATAGTGAAGGCAATTGGAGTAAAGCGGCGCAAGGCTTTGTACGAGGTCAAAAATTAAGTACTGACAACATTTATTTTCAAGAATTAAAGGGTGTGGAGTATGTTTATGTTAAAAAGCATACTCCAGGACGTTTGGCAGCCGAAATTTTGGCTGGTTTAACTCAACCATTGTCTGAAATGACTTTCCCGACAAGAATGCGCTGGAATAAATTTGATTTTGAATATATTCGGCCTTTCCATTGGCTGGTAGCCTTGTTGGACCATCAAGTTGTCGATATGCAATTATTAAATGTGAAATCTGGCAATCAAACGCGTGGACATCGTTTCTTGGGAACAAAGATTATTACATTGAGTCAAGCAGCTGATTATCAGCAAGCCTTGGCCAATGATTTTGTTATTGTGGATGCTAACAAGCGTAAGCAATTAATTCAAGAACAAATTCAAGCGCTGGCTACAGAGCACAACTGGTTAATAGACATTGATGACGATTTGTTAGAAGAAGTTACGAATTTGGTTGAGTATCCGACTGCTTTTGCAGGGCAATTTGATGAAAAATATTTAAAAATCCCTGAAGAAGTATTGATTACTTCCATGAAAGATAATCAGCGTTACTTTGATGTGCGAACGGCTGACGGAAAATTAGCACCTTATTTTATTGGCGTGCGTAATGGCAATCAGGAACATTTAGCCAATGTGATTGCTGGGAATGAAAAAGTTTTGGTAGCACGCTTAGAAGATGCAGCGTTCTTTTTTGAAGAGGATCAAAAACATTCGTTAGATGAATGTGTAGCACGTCTCAAACAAGTAGCGTTTCATGATAAAATTGGTTCCATGTCTGAAAAAATGCAGCGAACCCGGATTATTGCTGATTTATTAGCACAAAAATTTGAATTATCTGATCAAGAGCGTCAAGATTTGTTACGGGCAGCTGATATTTATAAGTTTGATTTAGTGACAGAAATGGTTGGCGAATTTGCTGAGTTACAGGGTGTGATGGGTGAAAAATATGCGTTGATCTTTGGCGAAAGACCAGCTGTCGCTCAGGCAATACGTGAACATTATCAACCAATTTCGGCTGATGGCTCTTTGCCACAATCAAAAGTGGGCCAAGTTTTATCCATAGCTGATAAAATTGAAAGTTTAATGAGTTTCTTTGCGGTTGATTTGATTCCGACAGGTTCTAATGATCCCTATGGTTTACGTCGGCAAGCAACAGGAATTGTGCGAATTTTAGATCAAGAAAATTGGTCACTAGATTTTTATAAATTACAGTATTTGATTATGGAGCAATATCATCAATTATTGGCAGATAATCATTTTGATTATCAGGCACATCTAGGGCAAGTTGATGAATTCTTGGTGGAACGTGTACGTCAATTCTTATCGCAAAAACAATTGCCACATGATATAATTTTAACAGCTACTTCGGTATCAACAATTAATCCGGTGAAGATGATGCAAACAGCGCAAATTTTGGCGCAACACCAAGCTGATGCTCATTATAAAGAACAGATGGAAGCTTTGACGCGTGTGTTACGCATTGTGAAGAAGCAGTCTGTGGCAAATCCAGTTGTAGATACGACATATTTTCAGCATCCATCTGAACAAAAATTATTTGATGCTGTCAATGAGTTGCAGACCAACTTTGCACGACAAACCATTGAGCAGAATTATCAAGCTTTAGTAGCTTTGCAGCCGGTTATTACAGCTTATTTTGATGAAAATATGATTATGGATAAAAATGAACGAGTTAAACAAAATCGATTGAGTCAGTTGCAACTATTAGCGGATTTGATCAATAATTTAGCAGATTTGAACCAATTAGTAATTAAATAA
- the glyQ gene encoding glycine--tRNA ligase subunit alpha translates to MTKKLNVQAMILTLQQFWSAKGCMLMESYDTEKGAGTMSPYTFLRAIGPEPWNAAYVEPSRRPADGRYGDNPNRLYQHHQFQVVMKPAPLDIQEYYLDSLKALGIEPLEHDIRFVEDNWENPSMGCAGVGWEVWLDGMEVSQFTYFQQVGGLTAKPVTSEITYGVERLASYIQNVDSVFDLEWGNGVRYGDIFKEPEYEHSKYAFEESNQEMLLQFFDEYEHEAKRLIDLGLVHPAYDYILKCSHTFNLLDARGAVSVTERAGFMHRIRSMAHQVAQAFVTERQKLGFPLLDEATRQKILKEQAND, encoded by the coding sequence TTGACAAAAAAATTAAATGTGCAAGCAATGATTTTAACATTGCAACAATTTTGGAGTGCCAAGGGTTGCATGTTGATGGAGTCTTATGACACGGAAAAAGGTGCAGGGACGATGAGTCCGTATACTTTTTTGCGGGCGATTGGTCCGGAACCTTGGAATGCAGCATACGTTGAACCATCTAGGCGTCCCGCTGATGGTCGTTATGGCGATAATCCGAATCGTTTGTATCAACATCATCAATTTCAAGTGGTTATGAAACCAGCGCCACTAGATATTCAGGAATATTATTTAGATAGTTTAAAAGCTTTAGGGATTGAACCTTTGGAACATGATATTCGTTTTGTCGAAGATAACTGGGAAAATCCATCGATGGGCTGTGCCGGTGTTGGTTGGGAAGTTTGGCTAGACGGCATGGAAGTTTCTCAATTTACGTATTTCCAACAAGTTGGAGGTCTGACAGCCAAGCCAGTAACTAGTGAAATTACGTATGGTGTAGAACGTTTAGCGTCATATATTCAAAATGTAGACTCGGTGTTTGATCTGGAATGGGGTAACGGCGTTCGCTACGGAGATATTTTTAAAGAACCAGAGTATGAACATTCGAAATATGCGTTTGAAGAGAGTAATCAAGAGATGTTATTACAATTTTTTGATGAATATGAACATGAAGCCAAGCGTCTAATTGACTTGGGTTTAGTGCATCCGGCGTATGATTATATTTTGAAATGTAGCCATACTTTTAATTTATTGGATGCAAGAGGGGCTGTGTCTGTGACGGAACGGGCAGGCTTTATGCATCGAATTCGTTCGATGGCACATCAAGTAGCTCAAGCTTTTGTGACAGAACGCCAAAAACTTGGGTTTCCATTATTAGATGAAGCAACACGTCAAAAAATCTTAAAGGAGCAAGCAAATGACTAA
- a CDS encoding NADPH-dependent oxidoreductase gives MNELVARMANHASVRQFKDQPLSTEIKQELLTAAQSGASSNFVQAWTVLEINDKAVRSKLGQLAHCEPYVLHSGVFYVFIADLYRQKILLEQHHQDIASLRNLESLLVSVVDTTISAQNMVIAAEQMGLGICYIGGLRNDLFQVKQLLTLPELTVPLFGLTIGEPLSQNEVKPRLPQANQVAIDVYPRQQFTDLSAYDQITGDYYQNRTQNNQQTNWSQKNLAFFKEIRRPEVSQFIKKQGFVL, from the coding sequence ATGAATGAGTTGGTTGCTAGAATGGCTAATCATGCTTCGGTACGCCAGTTCAAAGATCAACCATTGTCTACGGAAATTAAACAGGAATTGTTGACGGCAGCGCAGAGTGGTGCCTCATCGAATTTTGTGCAGGCGTGGACTGTTTTAGAAATTAATGATAAAGCGGTGCGCTCTAAGCTGGGACAACTTGCTCATTGTGAGCCATATGTGTTGCATAGTGGTGTTTTTTATGTTTTTATTGCTGATTTATATCGGCAAAAGATTTTGTTAGAACAGCATCATCAAGATATTGCCAGTTTGAGAAATTTAGAGTCGTTGTTAGTTAGTGTGGTAGATACGACGATTAGTGCTCAAAATATGGTGATAGCCGCCGAACAAATGGGGCTCGGGATTTGTTATATTGGCGGTCTTCGTAATGATTTATTCCAAGTTAAGCAATTATTAACATTGCCAGAATTGACAGTACCATTATTTGGATTAACCATTGGGGAGCCTTTGAGTCAAAATGAAGTTAAACCGCGACTACCTCAAGCTAATCAAGTTGCAATTGATGTTTATCCACGACAACAATTTACTGATTTGTCAGCTTATGATCAAATAACTGGGGATTACTATCAAAATCGGACTCAGAATAATCAACAGACAAATTGGTCACAGAAGAATTTAGCTTTTTTCAAAGAAATTAGACGTCCAGAAGTTAGTCAATTTATTAAAAAACAAGGCTTTGTACTATAA
- the recO gene encoding DNA repair protein RecO, which yields MVLKRNQNFAGLVLRTQDYHENDQLVWLLTDKFGIKTFLMRGVKKVNAKNRSLSLPFTYGNYQGVINEHGFSYLTAALKLQQFQYLIQDIKANAYVTYQNDLLLRAFDKQLVSQHWFTQILTAQRLVNQQLDPEIITNVLEVQLLKPFGVAPNLRSCVIGGETQGIFDYSLSLGGLLCSKHWSHDEHRLHLIPKTVAYLRLFASLDLQRVGKISVSENVKVQLRKTLDLLYKDNVGVYPKSKKFIDQMYQWQL from the coding sequence TTGGTTTTAAAACGCAATCAAAATTTTGCTGGACTAGTTTTACGAACGCAAGATTATCATGAGAATGACCAATTAGTTTGGCTATTGACAGATAAATTTGGAATTAAAACGTTCTTGATGCGCGGTGTCAAAAAAGTGAATGCGAAAAATCGTTCTTTGAGCTTGCCTTTCACGTATGGAAATTATCAAGGGGTGATTAATGAACATGGTTTTTCTTACTTGACTGCGGCGTTGAAGTTACAGCAATTCCAATATTTGATACAAGATATAAAAGCTAATGCTTATGTGACTTATCAAAATGATTTGCTTTTGCGTGCCTTTGATAAGCAACTTGTTTCGCAACATTGGTTTACACAAATTTTGACAGCGCAAAGACTTGTTAATCAGCAATTAGATCCTGAAATTATTACTAATGTTCTGGAAGTTCAATTGCTGAAGCCGTTTGGGGTTGCACCTAATTTACGAAGCTGTGTGATCGGTGGTGAAACGCAGGGAATTTTTGATTATTCTTTGAGTTTGGGTGGACTTTTGTGTTCGAAGCATTGGTCACATGATGAACACCGATTACATTTGATTCCGAAGACGGTTGCGTATTTACGTTTGTTTGCAAGCTTAGATTTACAGCGTGTGGGAAAAATTAGTGTGTCAGAAAATGTAAAAGTACAGTTACGGAAGACGTTGGATCTACTTTATAAAGATAATGTGGGCGTTTACCCTAAAAGTAAAAAATTTATTGATCAGATGTATCAATGGCAATTATAA
- the era gene encoding GTPase Era, whose product MTNSFRSGFVAIIGAPNVGKSTFMNRILGQEISIISPKAQTTRNKIQGIYTDSQQQIIFLDTPGVHQPKNSLDQYMDQAAYSALKEVDLVLMMVSAQAALDDTAHKLLDKLSALNVPVFLVINKIDLINPDKLLPLIDQYNNLLKFTEIFPISATQGNNVPELLAAIGQNLPEGPQYYPEDQLSDHPEYFVVAEIIREKILELTRQEVPHSVAVLVDQMNQRLNNKLQIEVTIYTERDSQKKILIGTKGSMLKQIGIRSRKKLEDLLGEKINLKLWVKVQKNWREDPLFLARAGYALKDLK is encoded by the coding sequence ATGACAAATAGTTTTCGTTCAGGTTTTGTGGCGATTATCGGGGCTCCGAATGTCGGAAAATCGACTTTTATGAATCGAATTTTGGGGCAGGAAATTTCTATTATTTCGCCAAAAGCGCAGACTACGCGAAATAAGATTCAGGGGATTTATACTGATAGTCAGCAGCAGATTATTTTTTTGGATACACCAGGAGTGCATCAACCGAAAAATAGTTTGGATCAGTATATGGATCAGGCCGCTTATTCCGCTTTAAAAGAAGTGGATTTAGTTTTAATGATGGTTAGCGCTCAAGCAGCGCTTGATGATACTGCACATAAGCTTTTGGATAAGTTGAGTGCGTTAAATGTACCTGTTTTCTTGGTAATTAATAAAATTGATTTGATTAATCCTGACAAACTGTTGCCGTTGATTGACCAATATAATAATTTATTGAAATTTACGGAAATTTTTCCCATTTCGGCAACACAGGGTAATAATGTACCTGAATTGCTGGCAGCGATTGGGCAAAATTTACCGGAAGGACCGCAGTATTATCCAGAAGATCAATTAAGTGATCATCCTGAATATTTTGTGGTGGCTGAAATTATTCGTGAAAAGATTCTTGAGTTGACGCGTCAAGAAGTTCCGCATTCTGTGGCGGTGCTTGTGGACCAAATGAATCAACGGCTTAATAATAAACTTCAGATTGAGGTCACGATTTATACGGAACGTGATAGTCAAAAGAAAATTTTGATTGGTACCAAGGGTTCAATGTTGAAACAAATTGGAATTCGTTCACGAAAAAAATTAGAAGATTTATTAGGTGAGAAAATTAATCTGAAATTATGGGTGAAGGTCCAAAAAAATTGGCGCGAGGATCCATTATTTTTAGCACGCGCTGGCTATGCCTTAAAGGATTTGAAATAG
- a CDS encoding cytidine deaminase codes for MKIDKLMNVATKMLDQAYAPYSHFHVGAALLTTDGQIFGGCNIENASYGLTNCAERTAIFQAVANGCQDFQALLITGQTGGPIAPCGACRQVISEFCDPQMPVILTNQAGAQQQVSVAQLLPGAFSTGDLADDK; via the coding sequence ATGAAAATAGATAAATTAATGAATGTAGCGACAAAAATGTTAGATCAAGCTTATGCTCCTTATTCACATTTTCATGTCGGTGCTGCTTTGTTGACGACCGATGGTCAAATTTTTGGTGGTTGTAATATCGAAAATGCTTCATATGGATTGACTAATTGTGCTGAACGAACTGCTATTTTTCAAGCAGTTGCAAATGGTTGTCAAGATTTTCAAGCGTTGTTAATTACCGGCCAAACCGGTGGCCCGATTGCGCCGTGTGGTGCTTGTCGGCAGGTGATTAGTGAATTTTGCGATCCACAAATGCCTGTGATTTTAACTAATCAAGCGGGTGCTCAGCAGCAAGTCAGCGTGGCGCAATTGTTGCCAGGAGCTTTTTCGACAGGAGATTTAGCAGATGACAAATAG
- the ybeY gene encoding rRNA maturation RNase YbeY, whose amino-acid sequence MNLEIYDAHQLVDAEHLKLARDLFEYGAQKIALPQQTEASMTFCTSEVIHQINLEYRNVDRPTDVISFAIEDGDDDGISSQALAEEFGIPRNIGDLFICPAVVQKQAQEYGHSFDREFGYTVVHGLLHLSGLDHIQDDEAEQMFGLQREILADFGLKR is encoded by the coding sequence ATGAATTTAGAGATTTATGATGCGCATCAATTAGTTGATGCTGAACACCTCAAATTGGCGCGAGATTTATTTGAATATGGTGCTCAAAAAATTGCGTTGCCTCAACAAACAGAAGCTTCGATGACCTTTTGTACATCTGAAGTAATACATCAAATTAATTTAGAATATCGCAATGTTGATCGACCGACTGATGTGATCAGTTTTGCCATTGAAGATGGTGATGATGACGGAATTAGTTCACAAGCATTAGCTGAAGAATTTGGTATTCCTCGCAATATTGGTGATTTATTTATTTGTCCAGCTGTGGTTCAAAAACAGGCTCAAGAGTATGGTCATTCTTTTGATCGTGAATTTGGTTATACTGTTGTGCACGGTTTATTACATTTATCTGGACTGGATCATATTCAAGATGATGAGGCTGAGCAAATGTTTGGATTACAACGTGAAATTTTAGCTGATTTTGGTTTGAAGCGTTAA